From the genome of Vitis riparia cultivar Riparia Gloire de Montpellier isolate 1030 chromosome 11, EGFV_Vit.rip_1.0, whole genome shotgun sequence:
TGTTATTAACAAAAacaatctattattattattcaattaaatcaattttcacAATTAATTTTTTCAGTTACATAATAGGAGTCATATAGAGATGGAGAAAAGATTCAAGATATGGGCATACCGAGAAGGAGATCAACCCCTAATGCATGACGGACCATCAAATGACATCTATGCAATCGAAGGGCAATTCATGGATGAGATAGAAAGTGGAAAGAGCCACTTCTTGGCTCGTCATCCCGACGAGGCGAATGCGTTCTACATCCCCATGAGTTTAACTAGAATAGTTCATTTTATCTACGAGCCTCCACATTACTATGGTAAATGGATTCCACGATTGGTCACAGACTATATCAACTTTGTAGCAGATAAATATCCATATTGGAATAGAAGCAAGGGGGCTGACCATTTCTTGGTTTCTTGTCATGATTGGGTATATACATTTTCCCCATTACGTATGATGAATATTTTGTTCTCCCTTGCAATTCTTTCGAATTTAATTAAggtttatatgaaaaataaaagaaaatttttaaattgactCAAGATCATATATGTTGAAATCTCAGGCACCAGACGTTTCAGCTCTAAAGCCTGATCTCTACAAGCATTTCATTAGAGCCCTCTGCAATGCCAACACCTCCGAAAGGTTCCACCCCATCAGAGACATCTCAATCCCAGAAATCAACATACCCCGCGGCAAGCTCGGTCCGCCCCACCTCGACCACCCCCCCAACAAGCGTCCCATCCTTGCCTTCTTCGCTGGGGGCGCCCATGGTTACGTACGAAGTGTCTTGTTCAAGTACTGGAAAGAGAAAGATGACGAAGTCCAGGTTTTTGAGCGCCTTCCCCGTAATCGAAACTATAGTAAATCAATGGGGGACAGCAAGTTTTGCCTGTGTCCCAGTGGATACGAAGTCGCCAGCCCCAGAATAGTAGAAGCCATCGCTGCCGGCTGTGTGCCTATGATAATTTGCGATCACTACTCCTTGCCGTTCAGCGATGTTCTTGATTGGAGCAAGTTCTCCATATATATTACTTCCGATAAGATACCGGaaatcaagaagattttgaaaGCGGTTCCGACTGAGACGTATTTGGAAATGCAAAAGAGGGTGAAGCAAGTGCAGCGGCATTTCGCGATAAACCGGCCGGCGAGGCCCTACGATATGCTTCATATGATTCTTCATTCGGTGTGGCTGAGGCGCCTTAATGTTAGGTTGCCATCttgatattgtttttcttctgtCTTCAATTTGTTGTTACATGATGTATCCTGGAGTGGCTTAATTGAAttgtgaaattttgaatttataatttgagaATAATTGTTTTGAGGAATTATCATTAGTTTTGAAATGTTCTTCATTGCAATTTTGTGTAGCTCTCTTCCAAATTCTGAGTGTATTGAGTGTGGAACTGGTGTGCTTGAGTGGAGCCCAGTAGTCATAATGTatgaatatatattatattttttagataatagTTTTCCTCACGATTACCTCCTAAGATAGCTCCATAAATTTGTTTGATAAGGTGATGTTTggatacattattttatttatttatttatttaagaatagaAAGTATCATATTAAAGTTACAGGAATCCTTATACAAAAAAAGGATGGttgaaaacactttataaaattttttaaattgaagaaagtaaaatatattCACTTCTGTAAAAGAGTTGCTAAGaatataagataattttttactttttgtacaTAAGTTCCTATACTTTTAATAGGagtattttctatttctaaaagtagtaaaaaaaaacaaaaaaaaaaaacaaaaaaaaaacaaaaaaacaaaacaaaaggaaaacgaATCGTATCCAAATGTCACCCAAGTTTATTGTTTTCTATGAACAATTCTATTTCTTGAAATTAACTATTAGCATGAgtttatgaatatatatatatatatatatataaccattttttatggtgaaatttataaattaaccTATGATGATTCCATTGTCAGTTTTTGTTAGCCAAAAGTAAAGGAGAGacaaagaaagcaagaaaaaaatggaaaggaaaataattttcttatgtttgaatATGATAGAAATCTTGCATATGCTtagttttatcatatttttcattacaTCTTGATGTTTACAtatattttcatgaataatGATGATGTTGGAAACTTCTTGGAATATTTGGAATGCAAGAGTATTATTGGAGTATGAGTGGAGTCAAAGGATCAAAGTTGCATGAAGTTCAATGATGTCGTCCTCCTTCAACCAATCAAAAGTTTGAGGACAGATGAGGAGGTTAAAAATGCCCAAATGAATTCAagtaattttttctaatttctagaCTCTTTGAAGATCAATCTTAccaattttatgaatatttcaATTCTGTCTatctatacaaaaaaaaaaaaaaaaaaaaaaatcataaaagattgataaaaaataagaaaaatgttgaAGAAGCTAAGGGGCATTCAAAGAAAAATGGCTCCACCCTATAGTTTGGTGCCTTTTTTCATAATGGTGCTGCCAATTTGAGTAGAAGACGTCCACCTTACAACCTAGCATCATTTTCTCCATAACTATCATCattttgttctaaaacttgAAGAACATGGGAGACCTACATTTTTGGGCTTCCCTGAAGCCACCATTGGATCTCACACCTTATTTTTTATGACTCTATGTGGTATACCACTTAGGGCAACATGGGATCATCTATAAAGAGATTTTGCAATTGGAGAAGGAGGATTTTGGAGGAAGCCCTTTAGTGGGGAGCACTTCTTCATCAATCTCCAATACTTTGGGACAtgctattaaaatttcaaatctttatattgttttgcGCCTTTTAGTTGCTTGTGATCTCTCAAACTTCTTTCCTTTGAGTATATTTAGATACACTTACTTTTAAGCTTTGGTTTGGTACAATATTGAAGTTGAAGCTTGAGtttttaatgatgattttcttaTACTCGActtttgttcttcatttttcattctatttttatatcttgTGAGTAGTGATTTAAGCTTAGGAGAAGGGAGTCCTTAGCACCTCCCTTGTGCCCATGAAATGACTTTGAAATCTTAGATATTTAATGATATATTCATTTTATGAGTTGaatcatttgtttttaattagaaaatcatTATTTGATACTTAGAAATTAGAGCTTAAAGCCCCCCTTGAGGGTATCTCAAGTGCTTAataattgagaattattttaactAGAGATGGTCACTATTGAATCCTTAATGTTATGAGTTTAGCAAGTAAATAAGTAATAGAGGTTTTAAGGATATCACAAGTGATTTATATCATGCCTAAATGCTTGGAAATTGGAGTTTATAAGCTCTTTTGAGGGTATCTCAAACACTTGATGGTGAAAGCCATTTTGACTTGAGACGGTTATTATTGAGCTTTTAATGCTGCAATAGGACAAACAAATAGGTTGCTAAAAGATTTAAAGATTTCACATGGTGGTCTAACTCATAAGTTTGAAGCATTAGGTTTAATCAAAATGTGTTTGTATTGAAAATTCTTTGGTTGAAAACACTTACAGATAATCTTGGTGGTGTTAACTTAATTAAGGgtctttttataaaaacaagaGAGCCTCATGAACTCTCCTTATCCCAACACTTTTGCAGAtcttattaaatcaaatttcaatttaagtTCACCTAGTActcctttctattttttggaaaaaaaaatcatcaaccTCTTTTTTCAAGCATTAATTGAGTGAAAGGGTTTGcctaaaaagtttttatttaacttCTAAACCTCTTCATTTCCTTTATACAACTAAGATCACATCTTTGTAGTTTAACCATGACTCAtcggaattttaaaattacaaacgACTCCTTATACTTAGGAAATCGTACTTTGATATACATATTTGGGAGTAGTCAAAAGTGATTCtcaaaagaatataaataaCTTTGATAATAGTTtgaaaaacacataaaaaagTAACTTTTAGAAAGTATTAACTTTGGAATAATCAAggctttttatttaaaattttatattaatttcctctcacaatttttttttttttatatactttccCTCTTTCATTCTCTTCCATTCCAACATTATCTCCTAACTCTCTTCATTTCTCTATTTTAGTATTTCTTTTAcattaataaattctataagTACATCAAATCAATCTTTAAGTATTGGTCTCAAAAATATTGATGAAGGCTACAAAGAGCACTTTTCTCTAATTGCTAACACTAACTGGTATACACTcaattcatattaatttttagaatttgtttcaTATACCTATTGTTGTTGTTTGAATAAAGTGGCCAATTAACGATGATTGAAAGTAACTTACAACAATCTTGTACTACCAAAGTTATCATTCAAACTTACATATCCTTCGAGTAGTGCCTTGCAACAAAAGTACCCTCTAATTAATGTCAAGCATTTCAATGTATATTTAGTGTGTAAATGCATGTATTTTTAGACATATTTACAATTAGAATATAATTTTAAGACTTCGGGATTGCTTtggattttttaggatttgtAATGTTTAGTGATTATTACTTATTATGAGATGGAAGATTTCATTACAAATTAGTTACACAATACAATTGTGCTCTAAGGAGGCTCTACAGAAGTCAATGATAATggaaaatcttattttaattataataagaaGAGATTCTAtgtttttcacaaattttttaaatagaaaacaattttttgaaaactagtttaaaaaataaagtgtttttaaaaaatatgaaatattttaaaaatcgttttcaaaactattttttgaaaacaattttccaaaatgtATCAAAACAAATCCTAATTTTTGCAATGGCCTTGCTAAACGGTGAACACtttaatttcttcttcataATCAAGTGAGTAGTATATGGGTGAGTCATAGAACTAAAAAGGGACCGTGACGCTTCTTAGTGTTATACTCACATAAGGTGGAATGATTCCAGACATTAGATTGGACCGCCCAAATGAGTACGTCACTGAGTGCGTAACGGACCGAACAAAGGAAAAACCattcataaattttgttttactcCAGGTCTGAACGTgtctccacctccacctccttcAACCCTTCAAAGAGGAGGATTGacagaaagagagaaaattgaaatatatatggCAACATTGAGTTCCACACCATATATAGTATTTCCtgttcttctctttcttcttcttctttccatCTTTTTTCTGTCACCCATAAATCAAAACCCTGATCTCCGCTTCCATCCATCGTCTTCTtcaactcccaatcattcacAGACCAAACACCAGACCCCAGAAGCGTCTTCGTTTCTGGGAAATGTTTCCACGCATGGGGTTCCCTCAACTTCCACTACCACTGTGGTGGGTGGACTTACCAATATCTTTAATTTGCACCCAGTACTGCTGCTGTTCTTCTTAgattgattttattgttctttttttgtGTCTTGTAGGAAAAGATGAGTCCTTTGGAGAGAATTGAAGGTGGTCTGGCAAGAGCACGAGCGGCAATACGTGAAGCAGTTCGTTCAAGCAATTATACTtcacaaaagaaagaaaatttcatcCCTAGAGGAGCTGTTTACAGAAATCCATACGCATTTCATCAGTTAAGCTCACCCTACACTATTTTACTAGTGAAAatccatatttcatttttaaaaattgtctcAAAGTTTCCGGAAAGGCGAAGGATTAGTGACATTTCATTCATTTGTAGAAGATGTGAAGTCGATTTCATTGATCTCCAAACATAAGTTTATCATAACCTCACCGAAATGTtaggcccttttttttttttcctcatgttTTTGGCTTTTATAAAAGTTTGATATCATGAGCCACGTGCCCAAATTTAGTTAAGGATGCAGCCCAGCCACGTTGGTGGCTTGTATAGGTGTCGAACTCTCACGTTCAGATTGAGTTCCACTCGGCACTAAGATATTGTTGTTAATTACAttcttatattatatacatataatctACTTAGcctaaatatcttttatatatatatatatatatttatcaatgtatgaattgtgtattttttactcaaccctttttttttatcatttagtttttcaatcaaaattaacTTTCATGCAAGTAATTCCTTTAATTGCATAATAGGAGTTACATAGAAATGGAGAAGAGATTCAAGATATGGAGCTACAAGGAGGGAGACCAACCCCTAGTTCATGGTGGGCCAAAAAATAGCATCTATGGCATTGAAGGGCAATTTATGGATGAGATGGAAAGTGGAGACAGCCACTTCATGGCGGGTCATCCTGATGAGGCTCATGTCTTTTACATCCCAATAAGTGTAACTCGCATTGCTCGCTATATCTACTCTCCTCCTGTTGACTACTCTAGTCACATGCTTCAACGATTGGTCACAGACTACATCTACGTTGTTTCAGATAAATATCCCTATTGGAATAGAAGTAATGGAGCTGACCATTTCCTAGTCTCTTGCCATGATTGGGTACGTACGTACGTGCATTTTCTTTTGCTAATATATGTTGGAACTTCGATTTTGTATTAGaaaacattagaaaaaatatcaaatcaattttaaaatttcaagatgtGAGATTTCAAGATTTGAGGAAAATGGACAGGTGTGGGGAAAATGGGAGATATTTGAGAGAAACCGGGACGGTAGAAGAGATATGAGAGAAGAGGAATCTGGCTTGGAGAGATTCTAGAGAAGAAAAGATGAGGTCTAGATGAAAGTTGGAAAAAGGGGATTGGATGGAAGAGACCTCCAATGTATATATTAGGGTAGTTCCGTAGAATTGTCTGAAGAAATTATGGTAAAAATGTAAACTACTTAATCTATTTAGGAATGAATTCTCCTTCAAATCTTAAAGTTTTCCTCaacctaaaattttaataaaagtagtgAGAAACATTTACGATTTGGCGGCCCCCTCCCTCTGAAACTCAAAATACAGACATTACTTGTTTCTATAATCAATGTTGTTTTACTAATCAATCATATATCTTGAAATCTCAGGCACCAGAGATTTCGATTGTAACCCCTGACCTCTACAAGCATTTCATCAGAGTTCTTTGCAATGCCAACACCTCCGAAAGGTTCCAGCCCATCAGAGACATCTCTTTGCCAGAAGTCAACATACCCAAAGGCAAGCTCGGCCCACCTCACCTCGACAAACCCCCTAACCGGCGTCACATCCTCGCCTTCTTCGCCGGCCGTGAATCCGGCTACATGCGAACCCTCCTGTTCAGGTCCTGGAAAGAAAATGATGACGAAGTCCAGGTGTACGAGCACCTTCCCAGCAATCGAGACTACGCTAAATCAATGGGTGACAGCAAGTTTTGTCTGTGTCCAAGTGGATGGGAAGTTGCCAGCCCCAGAGTAGTGGAAGCAATCGCTGCTGGGTGTGTGCCTGTAATCATCTGCGATTACTATGTGCTGCCGTTTAGTGAAGTTCTTGATTGGAGCAAGTTTTCCATAAATATCACTTCGGACAAGATACCAGAAATTAAGAAGATATTGAAAGCGGTTCCGAATGAGAGGTATTTGAGGATGCAAAAGAGGGTGAGGCAAGTGCAGAGGCATTTCGTAATAAACCGGCCGGCGCAGCCCTACGATATGCTTCATATGATTCTTCATTCGGTGTGGCTAAGGCGCCTTAATGTTAGGCTGCGGTCTTGACCAGTCCTCATCGCCTTGTGCTTTAGGCTTCAACTTCTTGATTCGTGTAATTATACTTGTAGTGTGAAGTGACCTGGTGgaagaattaaaatttgattatgcATTAACAAGATCTTGTTAGATTTTCAGAAATAGTTTGCATTATTTGACTTTATTCGTAGCCATATatgtaattttcatttcatcaacCCAACAATAACTTTATTCTCTGAGAAATTTTATTGATACCTTGATGTTTTAAGGATGGAAATCACTGACATCCAAAGGTGTATAAACTAGAGTTTGAAATACAAAGTATTCATATCAAGGGAAAAAGATGGTAACCTGATTATAAGGTAGGTTGTTGTCAGAAATGCATCAACCCAAGATTTCATGGGTAAGTTAGCATGAAGAAGCATTATGAGCCTTCGTTTCCACAATATGCCTATGTTTTATTTCGACTAGGTCATTTGGTTCATGTGTATAAGGAATGAAAGTTGTTGTGCAATGCCACACTAAGCCAAATGAAAAGTGAAAGCAATAGAGATGAATTCACCTTCACCATCACCATCACTTTGAAATGTCTTTATTTTCCTATCAAAATGATTTTCGACAAAGACTTGAAATTTgagaaagaaactaaaaataaataaaatttggatcATAAAGGATATAACCACGTGTAGCAATTATAATCAACAGTAAAGACCacaaaatattggaattttttagatgatAAAGTTAAGGCAAACTGCCATAAATCATTGTAATTTTTTCAAGAGGAAATTTATAATTAGTTGAATGAGTCTTATTAAAAGGAAGTTCACACATTTTCAAAGTTGACAATTACCATTGGTGCCATATTTACTTAGCTCAGTGGacacactaattttttttttttctaattcttaaaGAAATTTGAGATTTGGATGTCCTAATTGTTGATATAAAGTCctaaaaagcatgacatgatataacaaaatttagatttattaataaattaattaattaatttatgtttctAGTTACTTTTATTATCCCTTATGCATCAATTGGTTATTTGAGTACTCATGtccatatcacttgcattgtacttGACTAAGAGTTGTACAAAAGATTCAAGTCATAAATTCCTTGCAAGATGATGAGAAGTCCATATTCGATTCATGCATTTGGGCAACTCAACAAAGACTATAGTGTATTACCttttaattgaagaaataaCTTGTCTTGGTCGTTGAGATAGAGTTCCTATGGTGAGTGTATtaatgtgtatggttatacattatACATGACCTATAGTGAATCTGTACTGAAGATATTGAGCCTATATTGAAGTCAACAGACTTCGACCTATTAGTGAGATCTTAATGTAATAATATATCTTTAGGAATTGGGtcaattataataaaggttCATAACAATAGGTATCCTCAATAGAAGtattatgatatctcatgataTTGAGACAGTGTCCCTGTGGGCCcatatttttcacatgcgtcccTACTCAGTgaaactctttttttcttttttctttttttgtgaaaaaactgataaaaaattgagtcgtcacttatttttatttatttttaaatagaaaataaaataagaaataaaaacctaaGAGCGATCCCctatttggaaaaacatgtctttgaaaacttGAGTTTAAGTCTAATGGTCAAGTTACCTATCAAAAAGGTTCCATAAGGTAACACTTTTCTAAGCCCTAAATAAATGTCTCCACTAATGAGTTAAGGTAACTATGACAATTAATCAGTAAATTAATGGATaacatggaatgaaaatgacAATGGTGATGATAAACTAGAACATAGtaaaagattaatatttaaataaagcATGCATatcatatgaaagaaaataaatgaaggaGAGAAAGGAGTGTACCTCAAAAGCAagttaagcgctatcacaaaacAAATAAGGTTAGTTTATTAGAATATTATAGCAACaacacataaaaaaattaaagaatcttAACAATAGGTGAAAAGAAGTCAAATTAATGAAAGCATACATATTTCACAACAACAAGATCATAATTgaggcacaaaaaaaaaattaaaaaaaaaaaaacttagaagtGGTATTCTATCAAAATCAAAAGTTATACATCATCCTCAATGTATCTACAATACAACCCAAGTGTCCAATCAATTTACTTCACCACCAATTATTCCAGATTAAAACAAATTCATCATcactttttagaaaatttagCAACATGAAcatacaaaataaatccaaaaaaaaaaaaacttaaatatagaATTTTATCATGAAACAAAATGATTAACATCCCTTGTGTGTCTAGATTACAATCCAAAAGGCTATATCACTAAACTATGTCTCAATTAATACCACATTAAATCACAAGCATATCAATTATAAATAGAGTAGATATCAAAAGCATGTAAAGActgatttaattaaattatttaaatgtaTGATAAAATCACACCAAAATTCATGCAATTTATTCAATACATCTaatttataggaaaaataacAACATGATTAAATCACACAAGAAGAATTTTTGAATCAAGACAAATAACCCTTGACTAGGAATAGGGCCAATGCAGTAGGTGCAGAAAGAAGAATTTTTTCTCCCACCTGGGAAATACATTTTCAACAAAATAGCAATctaaagttaattttaagaAGTCTAGATTAagtgaaaaatattgaataaaattaaaagaaatgggaaataatttattttttcaaaaccatCTCAAGTGTCAAGAATAGGGCCAAAACAAGACCTATACCAACTTAATTCTCCCAATTGCAAATGATTTTAAGCCCAAGAAAAGTTCAATTGACGAATTTAAGAACATGCTCTAAGCatagaaaaaatttagaaaaaccctaagccattcacttccaatttttcaatttagtGGTTAGAAACACATCAAACAGTAGCAttaacattttttgaaaaatgaatgtATATGGGTGGGGCCTCACCAAGTCCCCATTTACTATACACAAGTTTAATTCGCATATCCCTAACCTCGTATGATCATTAATGAGTTTATCAAGGCCAacaatcattcatttttatttggaatcatgaacTTTGATTCATAtgtcaaaaatcaaaatttatttaaaaaacaatggaaaGATGTATACCAATTGAAATTGgttgcatttttttaaaacaaaaaaaaagacttttttaAACCCTAATGACctaagatgatttttttaagaaaacctTATGGAttaattttctttggaaaattttaggacattgagttttgtttttatattgataattttgtttctttttatgtttggtCATAGAACTCTTTTTAAATAGTGACTTGTTCTCCATTAATGAAGATTAAGAGTTGTTGTTCATCCAACCGAGAAATCATAGGtacatctaaaaaggtttgacttgtgGCAAATTAGGCTACATTGAGGTATTAAGAGAATCagttttgttttgaacttaaaaggttttaaaattgatttttgaaacatGGCAAGAGCGCTCAAGTGGCCTAGAGCACTTAAGCACTTAGGACCACTCAAGCGCTTAAGATTGCTCAAGCGCCTAAGGCACTCAAGTAGTGGATGAGTTGGCTCGAGTGATCATGCAAATTCTACTTAGATTTTTCATGCAAATATGGTTTAAAACTCTTCGAAAACCGAAACTCTTCAGGCTTTTGCCTAAAAATACCTCCCTATTAACCCCTTAAGGGTTAGAGATTAGAGATAGATCATTGAGAGACTTTATATTCCTTAAAAAGGGTCTCCTAAAGAGAAAGCCTAAAGTATCATACAATTCCTAATCTCTTACTTAAGGATTAGATCTTTGAATCTTGGTTTGAAGACCTTCATCCCTTCAACAAGGCTAAAGTGATCCACTGGAGCAATCGAGGATGTTGTATCACCAATGTGAATCAAGCTGTAGGTATTGGAAAGTaaaagtctttagggtaaagcgaataaataaatttgtgtaacttgatttcttATAATGGGTTTAGATTAATATATCTTAAACCGCGTGGTTTTTCATCTCCACAATTAGTGTGGGGTTTTCTACATAAAAATGTTATGCCTTATTgtctatatattttatattttatattctatttgAATTGCCTATAATTGTTAGAAAAGTTTATCCCTAACATCTCGCAAGATAAAAGAATTGAGTgtaacatataaatatttattgatttttttttaaaaaaaatcacctatCCACTCTTCCTATCTAAGTGTTCCCTAtttgacttttgattttttagaaaatattttgaaaatttgactttATGGATATTAAAGCATACAAAATACTAAACTCAACAACCCCATGAAAGTGTATGATATTAAGTGGATTGAAATTTAACATCTATGATCATTACCATCAAATAACCACAAAAGATCAAAAAACAATGCAAAACCAAATGGAGTAACCCCATACCACCTATCATTTATAATCAAAAGGCCTAAATTGAGTGAGAACAACACAAAAACAACAAACCTAACCCTAATCCTAGTAGGCATCAATCAACACATAAAATTAATCAACTTCATGCAATTATCAATAATTTACAAACGAATGTCAAAACATGTTATTATCATAATGCTTAAACTAACAATCAtgtgctttaaaaaataaaaaatatttaggaacTTACAATTTTGaacaaatcataaatattaatcaTCATGCAATTATCAAAATACTTAaactaaaaaatcaaaatactctACACTCAAAAATCTTAACAACTCataaatattaatcataatgcaattataaaaaaaacaacaacttGTAATCAACTCATGAATAATCAAATTATCATCataaaaaagttttcaaataactAACATCATCGtatgattttcaaaaagagCAACTTGGAAACATGTCAACTTAAGGACAATCAATAatcaatcaaagaaaaaaaaaacatcttagAAGCAATTCATGAATAATCAATATAGAATCAATCAAAATAATAGTATTTGAagtcttttaatcaaatattcctataaaaaaaaaaaaaactacccacttagtagcaaaaaaaaaaaaaaagtgtgttaagttgaaaacatgaaagcAATTTAGGGAATAATTAGGACATCTCGACAAGAATAAAAGAAGTGAATAAAAACAATCTTGACAAAACTACTTTTAAGAAGTG
Proteins encoded in this window:
- the LOC117925664 gene encoding probable glycosyltransferase At5g20260, whose translation is MATSSPTRFVIFPAILFLIVLIPLYLSPINRNQSILLHLLPTHSNLSETTHQTLQTSSSPSLWPKNDSADGVPSTSSDGARTTNEIRKRFREKMSHLERIEEGLARARAEIRRAIRTRNYTSEKDEAFIPRGDVYRNPYAFHQSHIEMEKRFKIWAYREGDQPLMHDGPSNDIYAIEGQFMDEIESGKSHFLARHPDEANAFYIPMSLTRIVHFIYEPPHYYGKWIPRLVTDYINFVADKYPYWNRSKGADHFLVSCHDWAPDVSALKPDLYKHFIRALCNANTSERFHPIRDISIPEINIPRGKLGPPHLDHPPNKRPILAFFAGGAHGYVRSVLFKYWKEKDDEVQVFERLPRNRNYSKSMGDSKFCLCPSGYEVASPRIVEAIAAGCVPMIICDHYSLPFSDVLDWSKFSIYITSDKIPEIKKILKAVPTETYLEMQKRVKQVQRHFAINRPARPYDMLHMILHSVWLRRLNVRLPS
- the LOC117925566 gene encoding probable glycosyltransferase At5g20260, coding for MATLSSTPYIVFPVLLFLLLLSIFFLSPINQNPDLRFHPSSSSTPNHSQTKHQTPEASSFLGNVSTHGVPSTSTTTVEKMSPLERIEGGLARARAAIREAVRSSNYTSQKKENFIPRGAVYRNPYAFHQSYIEMEKRFKIWSYKEGDQPLVHGGPKNSIYGIEGQFMDEMESGDSHFMAGHPDEAHVFYIPISVTRIARYIYSPPVDYSSHMLQRLVTDYIYVVSDKYPYWNRSNGADHFLVSCHDWAPEISIVTPDLYKHFIRVLCNANTSERFQPIRDISLPEVNIPKGKLGPPHLDKPPNRRHILAFFAGRESGYMRTLLFRSWKENDDEVQVYEHLPSNRDYAKSMGDSKFCLCPSGWEVASPRVVEAIAAGCVPVIICDYYVLPFSEVLDWSKFSINITSDKIPEIKKILKAVPNERYLRMQKRVRQVQRHFVINRPAQPYDMLHMILHSVWLRRLNVRLRS